In Hemibagrus wyckioides isolate EC202008001 linkage group LG16, SWU_Hwy_1.0, whole genome shotgun sequence, the sequence TACATGCAGTCCTGGAATTCATTACAGatctttgtgtttattttccgAAAATGAAATTCATAATGTGACACCAGCAGGTGGGTCCATGTCAAGCCTGCTTAAGTGTTATAACAGACAATTTGTATATGCTTCTGTAAATTTCATCCACTTTCAGATGATAGGCATGTCCATTAGGGCAGACTGATTTCATCCAAGTataatgacaaaaacaacaaagccCAAAGGCAATACAATGAGCAACTGACCTCACTTCTCGCTGCAGGGGAACAAGGTCATCACAGGTGAAGACACCGAACACATCACTATAGCTGATCTGCTGAAACTCCCGGGTGTGGACTAAAAACAGATTGCGGTGGCCTTCCGATGTTTTACGAAAGATTATGAACCAACTATTGAACACAAACAGCTAAATGCTCATCAGAAGCAGCTTTTGTAGCATTTATGATTCTTCCCATGTAATGTGAGCGATGCCAAAAAAATGCTGTTGCTGATCGATTGGCTGCATTCCAATCACTTAACTGCCATTGTAATCTAATTCGGTCAAACAGCTCTTAATTATCTTGCGTCATTGCTCATTACAAACTCCGGAATTATGGAATAAAACATAACAGACTATTACCATCTGAGAATTCTCCTGTAACTGGACATCACAAAGTTGCTGTGGTTCCTGTCAAACCACATTTCCTTCATCACAGAAGGAAACTTTAACAACCATTAACAGGGTCAGGGGTCTCTGCATTAGAGCACTGAGataaatatatttcttatttaatcATGTTAAATGGAGCATCTGCCATATATGTCCTGTGACTACTGAAATGATTatatacaccggtcagccataacactatgagcagtgagaggtgacgtgaataagactgagtatctcctcatcatggcacctgttagtgggtgggatatattaggcagcaagtcaacattttgtcctcaaagttgatgttagaagcaggaaaaatggacaagtgtaaggatttgagctttgagtttgaccaaagggccaaattgtgatggctagaccactggatcagagcatctccaaaactgcagctcttgtggtgtgttcccggtctgcagtggtcagtatctatcaaaagtggtccaaggaaggaacagtggtgaaccggtgacagggtcattggcggtcgagggtcattgatgcacgtggggagagaaggctggcccgtgtgatccgatccaacagacgagctactgttgctcaaattactgaagaagttaatgctggttctgatagaaaggggtcagaatacacagtgcaggacgggtcagggctgttttggcagcaaaaaggggaccaacacaatattagaccggtggtcataatgttatggctggttggtgtattaaaacaaattaattcatttaaacttttaaacaattaatcaacaccttctgatgaATCAGATTTGAGGATTTAATGATGCTGTTGTATGAGGTTAATATAAGTGAGAatgctgttttgtttgttttgtgtacaCGCGTGTGGGCATGTGCTCCTGCCCCATGTGGAAAGTCCTTTTGTGTTTTCCACTGCAGCATTTACGCGCCACTGAACTTGTCATTAAAATTCCaaggtgtgttgtggttgttTCGCATAACAAAAGTGTTGTATTCCATATTGAGACACTTTAGTGAGTCAATCAGACGCATCAATGAAACTGTTTTATTCTAATTAGAGAAAACACTGGATGTTGTATTTTGGCAACATGAAGTTTATATGAACTGGGAAACATTTACCTTCACAGGAAATGTCCGGTGTTTGTAGACAATTTCAACGCTCAAACTAACAGATATTTGCTATTTCTGTAATTTAGTTACTAGAAGAATTAGGATTGTTCATAATGTGCTGACTAAAAGTCAGCGAGTCCATATATCCTTTGCTGAGGTCTGAATCCGCAGCTCTGGATGTAGTAGTAGTCTGTGTTCCGCTCTGCAGCGTTATTCATGTCTAAAGGGGCTGATGCTGATCATCAATTTTTGCATGTCTGTATTTGCTGCTGGCAATAAAGATACTGATGTTTTGGGTTTGTTACAATTAAGCATAACTGTGGTCAGTTCTGGGGTTCTGTGTAGAGTCCACAAGTAAGGCTGTTCATCTGGAACATATTACGATTCATGTCATACTGCCAAGAAATATGAGTCGTAATACGGAACTGATGCTAATATTTTGATTCTAAGCTTTTGTTCACATATGTGATTATGAAGTTTTTCTGTTCTATAATACCACAATCTAATTACAGCACATATGTAGCTATGTATAAGATAGAAGCTGTTAACATAATGGTTTGTAAGATGTACATGAATACTAACTTTTTGGTTTCTTGTTGTATGTGTTGCAGGACCCATGAGAAGGGTTTCTGTCAGCCGTATCGCGGCATCGCATGTGCACGATTTATCGGGAACAGAAGCATCTATGTGGAGTCTCTGCAGATGCAAGGAGAAAGTGAGAACCGCATCACGGGTAAGTGCTAATCATTTTCAGCgcagaacattttattttacatcagttcttactttttttttttgtattcaccAGCTGGACGTTGTTGCTCTCTCCTTATCTCACATCATGTTCAAAGCAGTTGTTAATTTAGGTCCTTTTAGGTGACTCACAGAAACATGGTCAGTTCTAGGCAAGTCATTTCGTCTGACATTTTAGATAAACATCCCAGTTGTTCCTTCCCTCAGGAATTGCTGCCATGTCAGCCTTGCACTTTACACTGGGTGTTTTTCCCATATCCTGTATGTCTAACCTCAGGCACTCCTCTCATGCAGAGTCATATGGAATGTATTATGTGTAGGAGTTAtgtgtatactgtatttatttaaaagtatgTAGTGCATCAAATATGACTAGTGGACAAAAAGTGTACACATTGAGAAGGATCATTCGATCGTTGCAACTTCATAAAGTTTCTGAAAAGCCAAGTTAAATAAGGTTTGTTGAAAACtcatgtttgtttaaaaaatcacTTAATATAAAAAAGAAGATCAGGACAGTAAATGAAAACTGAGCTTAATTCTGCATTCAGGCACAGATATTAAAGCAGTCTTTACATAAGAACAGTAACTCCAAGAgattcttctgtttttctgatttgaatcagcttcttttttctctctggaAAACTAAGAGTTATATTTACATGTCAGATCTCTAAACCAAAGATTTCATtggaaaataacaacaacaacaacaacaaaaatctatttttaactATTGTGGAAAACCTGAATAACTAAAGAAAATATGGGGAAGATGGATCTGATGATTTTTATTGATGAGTCCCAGAAATATCTGTAATATATTGTTGTTAAGTATAAGccaaagtttaaaaataaactcaTGGAACAGTTTCGttatcacttaaaaaaaaaaaaaagtttcctgtAACTTAAAGCAGTCCAGGGATAGGTCACTGGGATAGTGGTGTGAATCTCTCATGTCGACAAAACCTGACCTCACATTTAACACCACCCAGTACTGTCAGTTACCTAAATATGCAGTAATGTATTTATCTGTGTCTTTGCCTCACCTCTCTCCTCCCTTTTTCTCACTCCTAGCTGCATTAACTATGATCGGCACCTCCACCCAGCTGTCAGATCAGTGTTCACAGTTTGCCATCCCCTCATTTTGCCACTATGTCTTCCCCCTGTGTGAGGAAGGCACAAGGGGCCCTCGGCAGCGCCAGCTCTGCAGGGACGAATGCGAGGCCCTTGAGAATGACTTGTGCCATGCCGAGTACACCATCGCCCGCTCCAACCCACTCATCCTCATGCAGCTGGAGCTGCCCAACTGCCAGCTGCTCCCTCACCCAAGCTCACCAGATGCTGCCAGCTGCATGCGCATCGGAGTGCCCACCAACCGTCTGGAGACATGTAGGTGGACCGGCTGTAATTTATGGGTGCTGTCTTGAAGCCTGGTGTTAACAAAAAGCTCTTTGTAATGCATgccataattaaaaaaaaaatccaaagcaGTTCTAGTACGCTCTGAGCCAGTTTGCgtttttgttctgtttcacATTTCAGTATGCCTGATATGCATAACTCAAGTTACCTGGATTGCATGGGTTGGGCATAGAAGCAGAAGGTTTTTTAGGAATTTCCAGCAAGAAATGGTTGCAATAATGCATATATAACAGCAATGTAATACAGCATATTGTATGACCAAAGTGTTTGATAAACCTGACATGATATAAGCAAGCAGAATGATTACTGTAATAAGTATGTTACAGAATCTAATGGAAACATGAATCGATAGGGCCCTCTAGTGGTCTTTGGTGTGGGATgtcttgttcttttttgttgtttaccGTACTTTGTTTATTGTAATGTGAAATGTTGTCCATTTCTACTCCCTAATTTTAAATCCTTGTGAAAGATTCTCCCCCAGATCACAGCTGTTATAATGACAGCGGTGCCAATTACAGAGGCACTGTCCGTACAACAAAGTCTGGCCAACAATGTCAGCCCTGGACTACGCAGTACCCTCACAGCCACCATATGACACCTGCAGACTATCCAGAGCTCAGAGGGGGGCATAATTTCTGCAGGAACCCAGGAGGGCAAATGGAGGCTCCATGGTGTTTCACTCTTGATCCCCATGTGAGGGTCGAGCTCTGTGATGTCCGTCCATGCAGTAAGTAGAACCTTCCATCATGATAAGTAAACAATAACACAGTAATGTATCTGCATACTAAAGCCTTCTGTAAAGCCTTGTGGCCGTTACTCAGTGTATTTTGTATTGATTGTTTTTAACTCCAGAGCCCCCTGAAAACATGAAGAAGGAGATATTGTATATCCTCATCCCCAGTATTGCTATCCCGCTGGTCATCGCCTGCTTGTTCTTCCTGGTATGCATGTGCCGTAACAAGCAGAAGGAGTCTGTCGACACTCCCCCTCGTCGGCAACTTACTGCCTCTCCCAGTCAGGACATGGAGATGCCACTCCTCAACCAGCACAAGCATCAGGTATTACTCTCAACAGTCTAACCCTAACCTTGGTCTCATTTTAAGCTAGGTGTGATCTTGTTAAACTGAACATACACTAAATTGGGTCAGCAGAAGATTACATGATCTTCTGATGGTTGGTTATTTTAGGCTAATCTGTTAGAGCTAACTAGTTATGTATGCAGTATAATGGCTAATAGGTCATTCTTTAGTGGCTTTATTGTCATACAGTAGTATTTTCCACCCGTAACATAATTTAAGACTACACTAGGTCAGTAAAATGAAGAAGCATCGAAAATTTGCATCCATTTTATTTGACcaaaactgtatatttataatacatAAATCCATATGATCTTTTTCTATCAGGCAAAACTCAGAGAAATCAACCTATCAGCTGTACGCTTCATGGAGGAGCTTGGAGATGACCGTTTTGGAAAAGTCTACAAAGGTCACCTTTATGGCACAGCCCCAGGAGAGCAGACCCAGGTGGTGGCCATTAGGACTATCAAAGACAAAGATGAGGGAACGCTGCAAGAAGAGTTCCGTCATGAGGCTACGCTCCGTTCCAGGCTCCAGCACCCAAACATTGTGTGTCTCTTGGGTATGGTGACCAAAGACCAGCCCATGAGCATGATTTTCAGCTACTCAGGCCATGGTGACCTCCATGAGTTCCTGGTCATGCGCTCACCCCACTCAGATGTTGGCAGCTCTGATGATGACAAAACAGTCAAGTCGGCTCTTGAGCAGGCGGACTTCCTGCACATCGTCACTCAGGTGGCGGCTGGGATGGAGTACCTGTCCAGTCATCATGTTGTCCACAAAGATCTGGCTGCTCGAAACATTCTGGTCTGCGACAAACTCAATGTAAAGATTCTTGACCTTGGACTGTTCCGCGAGGTCTACTCTGCTGACTACTACAAGCTGATGGGCAACAGTCCCTTCCCTATCCGCTGGATGTCCCCAGAGGCCATAATGTATGGCAAGTTTTCCACTGACTCTGACATCTGGTCatatggtgtggtgttgtgggaAATCTTCAGCTATGGCCTGCAGCCCTACTGTGGCTACTCCAACCAGGATGTGATCGAGATGGTACGTAACAGACAAGTCCTCTCCTGCCCTGATGACTGCCCTTCCTGGATCTACACTCTTATGCTGGAGTGCTGGAATGAATTCCCAGCGCGCCGGCCACGCTTTAAGGACATCCACGCACGCTTACGCACGTGGGAAAGCTTGTCCAACTACAACAGCTCGGCGCAGACTTCTGGGGCAAGCAACACCACCCAGACCAGCTCTCTGAGCACAAGCCCTGTCAGCAATATCAGTGCTGCCCGCTATGTCACCCCTAAGAAGACCTCTCCTTTCCCACAACCCCAGTTTATGCCTATGAAGGGCCAGATGAGGCCTATGGTACCGCCCCAGCTTTACATCCCCGTCAACGGTTATCAGCCTGTGCCTGCCTATCCATACCTCCAGAACTTCTACCCCATGCAGATCCCTATGCAGATGCCCACACAGCAGATGCACCCGCAGATGGTACCCAAAGCAGGCTCGCACCACAGCGGCAGTGGCTCCACCAGCACAGGTTACGTCACCACAGCGCCGTCCAACGCATCTGGCACAGAGAAGACCGGCCTGCTGAGCGAGGATGCTAAGGCAGCTGAGGACAACATGGCTGATGGAGCATCTCAAAATGGTCTGCACAATGATGACACATCTGTCCCTGAAACAGAGCTTCTAGGGGACAATGACAGCCCACAGATTGATGACAATGAGATGCATTCAGAAGCATAGGAAGCCTTTTGGGACCTAATGACAGCCAAGAGCTGTTCTCTGAAGTGTGACTGTAGCTTCTGCCAGCTTAACCAcacagtgaagggaaatcatTGATTGAGACAAAAACTGAATGTTATTTATGGGTAATTTGGCAGTCACTAAAACAACGTTTCTACTTTTGGAGGCTATACCTCTAGGTCTAGTGACAGCTGTACCCTTATGCTGCTTTTCAGCTGCAATGAAGATTCTAACTTCTCACCTTTTGACAGTAGGTGGGTTGTTGATGTGACACACTGACGGTGTTCGTTTTTCATCAGATTTGTTGCAAAGCCATTCAGAAGAATTTGAGTTCTTACTGTTGCTGTGCAACATGGACCATTGTATCTTTATATGGATTTCTATAGCTGCCATCAGTTCATTCGATTAACATTCCGGGGTTTTTTGGATGGGGTAAAAACAATTACATAGGAATTTATTATGCATTTTTAGGCAACCTAAGTGCCTTATGTTAATCTAATTCTCAGAAACAATGAGAATAAGACTGTGTTTACTACATTGAAACTTACATTTGTTATGTCCCACTGAAACTGAATGTGGCCAAAGGGCTAATAAAACACCTATTTTAACTGACTCAAAACTATGCAACATTCAGGTCTAAACTGCCTTACACATTATGGAGAAACAGTGAGCTGTCcccaaaacatttttaatacttgTTTTTAAGGTTGAAACTCTGTTGTAAAAATTTGTAATTTATAGCATTGATTCTCTTAaagaaatttttaattttttcttgtCTCTCTTTGTTTAGCCAATGATATTACTTAAATTTAGTTTAAAACtagatatttgtttttgttttttttttaaaccaaactGCTATAACAGAACTTAATCATATATTGTGTATGTGCAGGACGAGGAAGTGTCAAATAAAGTGATAGGTGAAatgctgtattgtgttttttttttttctctacattAGTCTTAatgtaagtaaaaaataatcatgGCATGTAAATGACTGGACATTGAGTGAATTTCTGATACACTTCCTTGAACTACCCTTGACCTCTGAAATGGTCCAGTCCAAATAATTGGATTGATGCGTCATTAGTTCATTATACTGCTTTTCTTATTAGCGTTGTGTTCTAaatgtaatgaataaatatgaataaaggCAGCAGTTAAACAAGAGTGAGTGAGGCGCGTGGTGAGAACATGAAAGTCCTTAAGGAGTGCCACTTGGGGAAAAATGACGACATTCACACAACCTGTTTGCTAAGTCTGTAACTGCCTGAAATGTCCCTGTTCACACCCAGCTAAATGGACAGTGATTGTCGTTCCAGTAATAAATTAGGAGATAGGAACTAAAGATCTATGAAGGTGAACCTTCAGCCTGCTCAGTGGGCGGTTTTTTACTTTTGCGGGTCCAGATGAGAGGTGTGGCTAACCTGCTTTAAACCCATCGCCTTGTTCTATAGGCTTAACTTCTTTCGCTCGGCACTTTGCCaagattgtttaaaaaaatgtgcatCATCGCAT encodes:
- the ror2 gene encoding tyrosine-protein kinase transmembrane receptor ROR2 isoform X1 — protein: MSDALSIDFPPSTWQRLFPGRMHISRITRFAFRNSLKTFLLALSVLTTARVAAASVNLSESGEIEPLAEAQSGGLPTSEGYFLEFVEPPNNMTIMQGQTATLHCKVAGNPRPTIKWLKNDAPVVPEQGRISIRKTESGSKLRIQDLDTTDTGYYQCVASNALKVITATGVLYVRLGQSPTPGSDEGTHEKGFCQPYRGIACARFIGNRSIYVESLQMQGESENRITAALTMIGTSTQLSDQCSQFAIPSFCHYVFPLCEEGTRGPRQRQLCRDECEALENDLCHAEYTIARSNPLILMQLELPNCQLLPHPSSPDAASCMRIGVPTNRLETYSPPDHSCYNDSGANYRGTVRTTKSGQQCQPWTTQYPHSHHMTPADYPELRGGHNFCRNPGGQMEAPWCFTLDPHVRVELCDVRPCKPPENMKKEILYILIPSIAIPLVIACLFFLVCMCRNKQKESVDTPPRRQLTASPSQDMEMPLLNQHKHQAKLREINLSAVRFMEELGDDRFGKVYKGHLYGTAPGEQTQVVAIRTIKDKDEGTLQEEFRHEATLRSRLQHPNIVCLLGMVTKDQPMSMIFSYSGHGDLHEFLVMRSPHSDVGSSDDDKTVKSALEQADFLHIVTQVAAGMEYLSSHHVVHKDLAARNILVCDKLNVKILDLGLFREVYSADYYKLMGNSPFPIRWMSPEAIMYGKFSTDSDIWSYGVVLWEIFSYGLQPYCGYSNQDVIEMVRNRQVLSCPDDCPSWIYTLMLECWNEFPARRPRFKDIHARLRTWESLSNYNSSAQTSGASNTTQTSSLSTSPVSNISAARYVTPKKTSPFPQPQFMPMKGQMRPMVPPQLYIPVNGYQPVPAYPYLQNFYPMQIPMQMPTQQMHPQMVPKAGSHHSGSGSTSTGYVTTAPSNASGTEKTGLLSEDAKAAEDNMADGASQNGLHNDDTSVPETELLGDNDSPQIDDNEMHSEA
- the ror2 gene encoding tyrosine-protein kinase transmembrane receptor ROR2 isoform X2; protein product: MSDALSIDFPPSTWQRLFPGRMHISRITRFAFRNSLKTFLLALSVLTTARVAAASVNLSESGEIEPLAEAQSGGLPTSEGYFLEFVEPPNNMTIMQGQTATLHCKVAGNPRPTIKWLKNDAPVVPEQGRISIRKTESGSKLRIQDLDTTDTGYYQCVASNALKVITATGVLYVRLGQSPTPGSDEGTHEKGFCQPYRGIACARFIGNRSIYVESLQMQGESENRITAALTMIGTSTQLSDQCSQFAIPSFCHYVFPLCEEGTRGPRQRQLCRDECEALENDLCHAEYTIARSNPLILMQLELPNCQLLPHPSSPDAASCMRIGVPTNRLETYHSCYNDSGANYRGTVRTTKSGQQCQPWTTQYPHSHHMTPADYPELRGGHNFCRNPGGQMEAPWCFTLDPHVRVELCDVRPCKPPENMKKEILYILIPSIAIPLVIACLFFLVCMCRNKQKESVDTPPRRQLTASPSQDMEMPLLNQHKHQAKLREINLSAVRFMEELGDDRFGKVYKGHLYGTAPGEQTQVVAIRTIKDKDEGTLQEEFRHEATLRSRLQHPNIVCLLGMVTKDQPMSMIFSYSGHGDLHEFLVMRSPHSDVGSSDDDKTVKSALEQADFLHIVTQVAAGMEYLSSHHVVHKDLAARNILVCDKLNVKILDLGLFREVYSADYYKLMGNSPFPIRWMSPEAIMYGKFSTDSDIWSYGVVLWEIFSYGLQPYCGYSNQDVIEMVRNRQVLSCPDDCPSWIYTLMLECWNEFPARRPRFKDIHARLRTWESLSNYNSSAQTSGASNTTQTSSLSTSPVSNISAARYVTPKKTSPFPQPQFMPMKGQMRPMVPPQLYIPVNGYQPVPAYPYLQNFYPMQIPMQMPTQQMHPQMVPKAGSHHSGSGSTSTGYVTTAPSNASGTEKTGLLSEDAKAAEDNMADGASQNGLHNDDTSVPETELLGDNDSPQIDDNEMHSEA